GCGGCCTGCGCCGACCATGCCGAGCTGCTGGCCAGCGGCGACGATCCCGGCTTCCAGAACCGCATCCACCTCGCCATGGAGGGCCGCGGCTGGGGCGAGGTGAAGCGCGTCGGCGAGAAGGACGCGCCCAAAGCCTGACGCTCACGCCCTGACGCCGCCACCCGCGGCCCTTGACACCCCCGCGCCTGCATTCGACAAGGCGCCGAACCACGAGATCGGACCTCCCATGGGCTTCAAATGCGGCATCGTCGGCCTGCCGAACGTCGGCAAGTCGACCCTCTTCAACGCCCTGACGCAGACGGCGGCGGCGCAGGCCGCCAACTATCCGTTCTGCACCATCGAGCCGAATGTCGGCGACGTGGCCGTGCCGGACCCGCGGCTCGACCAACTCGCCGCCATCGGCAAGTCGCAGCAGATCATCCCGACCCGCATCACCTTCGTCGACATTGCCGGCATCGTCCGCGGCGCCTCCAAGGGTGAGGGCCTCGGCAACCAGTTCCTCGCCAACATCCGCGAGGTCGACGCCATCGTCCACGTCGTGCGCTGCTTCGAGGACGGCGACATCACCCATGTCGAGGGCAAGGTCGATCCGATCGCAGACATCGAGACCATCGAGACCGAGCTGATGCTCGCCGACCTCGAGAGCCTCGAGAAGCGCGTCGTCAACCTCGAGAAGAAGGCCCGCTCCGGCGACAAGGAGTCGAAGGAGCTGGTGGACCTCATCAACCGCGCCCTCGTCCACCTGCGCGACGGCCGCCCGGCCCGCATGACCGAGGTGAAGCCGGAGGAGCAGAAGGCCTTCGAGATGCTGAACCTGCTCACCTCCAAGAAGGTGCTCTACGTCTGCAACGTCGAGGAGGCCTCCGCCGACAAGGGCAATGCCTTCTCCGAGAAGGTCTTCGCCCGCGCCAAGGAGGAGGGCGGCAAGGCCGTCGTCGTCTCGGCGAAGATCGAGAGCGAGATCGCGGTCATGCCGGCCGAGGACCAGAAGGACTTCCTGGAGGCCGTCGGCCTCACCGAGCCGGGCCTCAACCGCGTCATCCGCGCCGGCTACGAGCTCCTGTCGCTGGTGACCTATTTCACCGTCGGCCCGAAGGAGGCCCGCGCCTGGACCATCACGCAGGGCACCAAGGCGCCCGGCGCCGCCGGCGTCATCCACACCGACTTCGAGAAGGGCTTCATCCGCGCCGAGACCATTGCCTATGCCGACTACACCGCGCTCGGCGGCGAGGCCGGTGCGCGCGATGCCGGCAAGCTGCGGCTCGAGGGCAAGGAATACGTCGTGGCCGACGGCGACGTGCTGCACTTCCGCTTCGCCAACTGAGGCGGGGACGTTTCGCCAACGGTTCCGCCCGTCTGGTCTGAGGCGTCGCCCTGCCAGCCTCGCCCTGCCAGCCGCACCAACCACCTCTCCCCGGCGGGGAGAGGTCGACGAGCGCAGCGAGGCGGGAGAGGGAAGCCCTCTCCGAACAGCCTCAAGCCCCCTCTCCCGGCCTTCGGCCGACCTCTCCCCGCCGGGGAGAGGTGAAGACAGCGCCAGCTGCGGCGGCGGTCTTCCAATCGCCCCCTGCTCCGCATCATGCCCGGCACAAGGCCGGTCATGGCGGCTGGAGGGACCACCGCCTCCCTGCCCCCCTCACCACCCTGCCAAACGTCCAGCGGGACGAAGCCCTCCCTTTCCGGCATAAGGCGGAACAGCCACGTCGCCGGATACAAGGTTCGGAGGACAGATTGACCACCACACGCCCCTACCCCGCCTTCGAGGACTTCGTGCCCGGCGAGATCACCACCTTCGGCGCCTATGAGGTGACCAGGGAGGAGGTGATCGACTTCGCCAGCCAGTTCGATCCGCAGCCCTTCCATCTCGACGAGGAGGCCGGCCGCGCCTCCATGCTCGGCGGGCTCGCGGCCTCCGGCTGGCATTCCTGCGCCATCCTCATGCGCATGATGTTCGACGGCTTCATGAATGGCTCGACCTCCATCGGCTCGCCCGGCATTGACGAGGTGCGCTGGCTGAAACCGGTCTTCCCGGGCGACGTGCTGTCGGTCCGCCGCGAGATTCTCGATGCGCGGCCCTCGGCCTCCAAGCCGGACCGCGGCGTCGTCCGCTTCCGCTTCCAGCTGATGAACCAGAAGGGCGAGGTGGTCATGGAGCAGACCAACCCGATCTTCTTCGCCCGCCGCCAGTCCGCCGGGGCCTGACCATG
This region of Phreatobacter oligotrophus genomic DNA includes:
- the ychF gene encoding redox-regulated ATPase YchF — its product is MGFKCGIVGLPNVGKSTLFNALTQTAAAQAANYPFCTIEPNVGDVAVPDPRLDQLAAIGKSQQIIPTRITFVDIAGIVRGASKGEGLGNQFLANIREVDAIVHVVRCFEDGDITHVEGKVDPIADIETIETELMLADLESLEKRVVNLEKKARSGDKESKELVDLINRALVHLRDGRPARMTEVKPEEQKAFEMLNLLTSKKVLYVCNVEEASADKGNAFSEKVFARAKEEGGKAVVVSAKIESEIAVMPAEDQKDFLEAVGLTEPGLNRVIRAGYELLSLVTYFTVGPKEARAWTITQGTKAPGAAGVIHTDFEKGFIRAETIAYADYTALGGEAGARDAGKLRLEGKEYVVADGDVLHFRFAN
- a CDS encoding MaoC family dehydratase: MTTTRPYPAFEDFVPGEITTFGAYEVTREEVIDFASQFDPQPFHLDEEAGRASMLGGLAASGWHSCAILMRMMFDGFMNGSTSIGSPGIDEVRWLKPVFPGDVLSVRREILDARPSASKPDRGVVRFRFQLMNQKGEVVMEQTNPIFFARRQSAGA